A segment of the Lycium ferocissimum isolate CSIRO_LF1 chromosome 10, AGI_CSIRO_Lferr_CH_V1, whole genome shotgun sequence genome:
ATGCAAAGACTTATTATGGAGCTTTTACTAGGATGATGTCCGGAAACTGACTGAAAAGGTTTTAGATTCTTGTGCCTTCAATATGAGAATCTCTTAATTCATCTGAGACTTGGATGTTCTGATAATGGTTAGGCTAAGTCTCAACAGAGATTCCGAAAAAAATGCAATACCAGAAGGGACGTTCTTTCACTATATAAAGACAGGTCTGTTAATAGATCACCTTGTAGATTTGGCAATTAGGAGAGGTATAGTTTTAGCAAAACTGATACATTAATTTTTTGGATTTTCGCTTCTGTGAatgggagaaaaaaaataacaaaattgtaaGCTCAACACCGAAAATACAAACTGAAGTGTTcataagctaatccaaactgcCTGATGCTCACCCTCGTTGACACTGATGGATATAGTTGCATGGTTGAGTTTGGAACAACCAGAGTTGGTGTTATATGGATTTGGGTAGGATCTACATGCTTCTCTTCTTGCACTGTTTGTCCATTTTGAGCTCGCTCAGGCATATGAGAACAAAAGAATCGCCTTGTTGAGAGTATAAAAGAGTTAAAATGGTCACTCAACTTAATAAATTTATCTAGTAAAGTCACTTTGAGCATTCATAATCAAGGATCCAATAGCATTCATGTTATCAGAAATCTCAAGAGTCATAATTTTTCTTCAATGTTAAGTTATGCAAATCGCAACACCAAAACAAACTGACAACTCTAGTCACAAATTAATTTTTACAGCAGCATAACTTAGCCATCCGTGTTTCTTCCATTTCAAGTTCTTATTGGCACATATTCTGAAATTTTGCTACAACAAGTGGGGAGgagaaaaaattggaaattctACAAGCTTAAACGCTCATGCAGAACCTGGAAATATCTAGCAAATCTTCAACTAACCACCAGCCCTCCACCACAATACATCTTCAACTAAAAGACCAACTATGCATGTAAATGCAGTTGGTCGCATTGATCATTGTTAACTTCAAGACAATCAAGTATCTGCTCTTTGCTTCGACATCAACGTAGTTGCATGTTGCATCAATGCAGGTTGCCTCTACTCAATTGAAAATACATCATTCTCCATGTCTACTCTACAAACTCCTGTAATCTATTACAGTAACTTCATCTTCAGGTGCATCAAGATCATTGTAGCTGCGAAATTGTTGAACCGTAGGTCAGTAAAGGAAGTATGGATAAGTTTCTTTCCAAAGAAAGTAACGATAGTGTTTAATATTGCAAATTAAATCACAAAATGCCATGGCATGTATTCACATAAATGCATTTAGGTCAGTCATATCTCCATTCAAACACAAAACAATTACATTCCAGGATTTAATCAGGGCAGAAGTTCcttgaatgaaaggaaaatgcCATCAAGATATAACCAGATAGATAATCATTAGCTGCTCGGGCAATATAGCAATACCCTTTGACAGCTCTCTTGTACTGCCACTCTTTTCCCTCCAATTCTGAAAATAGATTCAAAGTTGAACTTCCATACCCGATAGTCATCAGACGACTCCAGCATATGTAACACCAACAAAATACTACAATTTGCAAATCCTTATATATCTTACTCGACTTCCAAGTCAACTTCCTCAAAGATATTTCTATATGTCGCATGGAATGGACAGACACATTTTTTTAGCATTGCAGAAGTGATACGCGTGTTACTACAACACATAGGGCATGACAACTGAATACTTAACACATGACCAACAGCATTTCACACTGGTACTGAGGCATACTCATTTTTCATAGTTGTATAATGGAAGAAGTGGACAGTTGCAACTCCAAAAGAAAATCAGTGCTAACAGAtcaagaagcaagaaaaacaactTCCAAGAACTTCCAGAAGTAGCTCCGTTTTGTTAGTTATAAACATTCCTCCATCCACGTAGGAGGCAAAGAAGTTTTCTTGATTCTGAATCTTGCCTTGAGAAGATAAACGGTAAAGGTGGAACTTTACACAAACCGGACTCCACTTGTCTTCTTCTTGTCTATTTCTCTGTGGAACCCATGATCAAAATTCTACTTCAACATAGTCTTCAAACATATAGACAAACCAGCATACACAGATTTATCTTGGACATGGCCCGCCTGACTAGTAATCACAAGAATTGCTTTTTCAAAGAAGTGCATGAACGATGCAATAACTCCATATTGTAGCATAAGTACCTTGTAGTGTAAGTATCATGgtttattttctctctctctctctctctctctcttttttttttttttaatcgagTAAAGTATAATTTTACTGATAAAAAGAAAGCTCCCGTATACAAGAGTGTACCACAAAGTAGAGAATATACAGAAAAAACATCTGATTCTCTACGAAGACACCCGAAATTATGTACAAATAGGAACCTCATGTTTTCCattatcaataaaattacaCTTTAcctgatccaaaaaaaaaatatatatcaacaGAAGCTTGTTAGCTTCAAAAAGTCTCCTATTTCTTTCCCTCCATACTACCCACATAAGTGCAAAAGGTCCTTGCAACAACATCCCACACTGGTGTCGTCGCCTCCTTCCTCTAAAAGCCCAATTACATAATGCAGCCCTTCGCAGGACCCAGCAATGTCCATTGTAcctcatatttttactttttatattttaaaagtagatataaaatatataaaattatcaaaatatataaaatttaaaagcaaATGATGTACGAGTAATTCAAGTAAATAAAACTATACTAAACAAACAGATTCTATATTAACATAAAAACCCATATCAAGTAAGGTATAAACAAATCCACAATGAAAATTTACAACGAAAATGTTATGGTTAGCAACAGTCACTAAAAGGTGTAAAGCATGCAGAAGATGTTCTAGCTGAGTAAGGGATAGACAGCTAGAAGTGTTAAACTATACATGTCTTGTTTCCAACATATAGATGTGTTAGCCTCACAATACTTTCATGATTGTCTCAGAATGTTATGTTTATGGCCCACAGGGCGGTGACATTTTGATAAGAGAGAACCAATACAGAAAACATCAATAAGTGGAATATGACCCATCTCAAAGTTTATAATGGTTAACCAATACGTTGGATTTGTGACCAGCTATATGTCAACGCGGACCTCCCAAAAGACTACCCACATTCCAGGGGCCATTTACAAGCAGATCCGAGCCCTTACTCGCACAACCTAAAACTCAGCCCTACTATTTCCTAGTACTCTTTTTTCCGCATCTACAGACCAAACAAGACAGTGCAAAGCCTATATTATTATCTTACATCAAACCCATCCAAAGAGCCATTATCTAAAATCGGCTTTTTTATTGACGTACTTATCTAAAATCAGCTTTTTTATTGACATACTTTACAAGTCACGAATATACTATACCGACACTTGGATAACCCATATTGTCTTCTCAACCAAGAGAAACAATTTCCCTCAAGCAGTACACACACAGTGCCAAATTCACAGTTGACCACATTTTACTGATTATAGTGAGATAGGACATTTGAATGATGGTACTATTAGATTCACCATTAATCAATCTGAAAATACTACAAGGCACAAAATACCTTCGCAAACGACGAGGATCCTGTCGAAATCCAGGAGGTAAAGCAATTATCGGGGACGCCCCACTTATTGCAGGCCCAGACCTCCCATTTCTACCACCTTCAAAAGGAGTGGGCCCTCCTTGTTCTCGCATCATTCGCATTGCAACTTCAGGAGGCGCAGGAACAAAAGGCCCAAGAGGACTGCAATTGcagtgaaaatgaaaaaaaataatcaaaaaatcAAGAGTGATATAGTAGTCATGGCCAAGACCTAGTTTTGCAAATTTAACAAGTTACGGGGAAGAATCATTTTAAGTTACCCAGCACCAGGAACAGGCATCAACACTGGTGGAGGAGCCATGTCTGAAGGGAAAGACGCAACTGGAATTCCTTGTCCACCAAAAGTATCAAACATTTCTTCATCAGGGTTTCCCCCACCGGCACCATCATTATTGGACTGAAAATCCCCAGATTGTGGATTGTCAGACATATCGAACCTTTCACCACCATTAGCACGTCCATCACGGTCTCTACGGTTCCCTCTGTCATCCTTCAGTCGGCCATCTAGCCCAGGTCCGCGCCTTAGTGGCTTCTCTTTCTGCATAGAACCCACATGCTGTTAAAATCACCACTGGTTGAAAGTTTTAGTAAAAGGACTGAATTACtatatgatatgaaaatgttctTTTATTCAATTAATATATTAAGACAGACTAGCTCCTTCAAGACAATATGCCTGTATAACATAAGCAAGAACACAAAAAAGATAAACAGCATTGAAGCACAGATGACAAATAATGGAATTAGCCTTATAACATGAGTGGTAACAACATGAACAATCTAGATGGCGCAAATTTATCACAGTGATGAAGATGTCAAAGACCCAATACTACTCAAATTAACCCAATTATGTTAAACATCACTAACTGCCATCACATGTGAAGGCAACATTTAGGGTTAAAATGCATCACTATCAAAAATTTCTGACTGGCCTGATGTGCGAGTATTTTTTGCATCCGAACAAACACTTCGCACATTATTATAAGACAAGGACAAATCAATCAGAATAATTCACCATTGTTAGAACTTTCTCAATGATTTTAAAGACACTACCCTCTGatacaaaagaaaaatgaaattatttccttattaatctctttcaaaaagaatgccattttaatatatttagaaGCAATTTAAcctaaattttctattttacacTTAATGACAAGCATTTATATCCACACAAATGttatggcatgtttaagaccacaagtttcaaaagtcttatagccacacaaatgttaTGCATATTTAAGACCATAAGTTTCAAACGTCttctatttttcattaaatttagTACCCAGTCAAACTACATAACTGTGATTGCTTGTCCAGAAGTAACTAGAGAATTTAAGATTGCGATAAAGTTGTCAACTAAGAAAGAGCGGAAGCTCATGTGGAATCAGAAAAATTCTAGCTCTTAACTTGCTCCTGCAACTTCCTTTTCATTTGGTAGCGCAtgccatataaattgaaatggagggagaaTGAGGTACAGATGCACACTTGCCCAAACCACCAGGGCTATCAGTATATGTTCTTTTTAAGACTGAAAAATTCGTTGTTTCTAGCTTCAACATTCCGTGGATAACCTACATCCTTCACAGCTCTCCACTTTAATACTAGATTTGGTTCAACTCATGAGATGTGCCTACACACATTTCATATTATACTACCTTTACCATTGAACCAAATCCCTTGGGACAATAACAAGTATATGTTTCTAATACGTTTGATGTGCGGAGTTTAGAACTTCCACTTCACTTCCATGCTCTTCTCCATCACAAGATACTAGAGAGCTAAAGATGTTTAATAGCTTAGATACGACATAGAGAACATGCTAAATCTACCAGTTTTCCGGCCTACCAATTCTATAACTAGTCTCTAGAAGACAGAATCAGCTGTAACTTACAATGTTCAGTATCACAATGTCTGTCATGTAGAAAAGATGCTAGAATCATTAGCTATGCCTAAATACAAGGTCACGGCTTCTAGTCTAAAGTTTTTTATCACTTAGACAAATTCAAAGTGGTTATTTCGCTACTCGTGttattgaaagttgaaactaaTCATGGTATCGAATTACAAGTTCAATAATCAGCTACTTGTTGCCATATTTGATTTCCCCAATAATAATAAACTAATAATAGTTGTGTCAGTACCTTCATAAAAGCACGTAAATGACAACAGCGCCTTTCGGGTTATTATTACATTTAATCATCTTTTGTTGTCACCCATTTTTTCTTCTAGTATGTTTTATGGTATCAAATTCAAATCATAAGACTGTTTTTTGGAAGTTTAGTTTCGTGTTTAAATGCGACATTTATctatttattcatctttttccaaCAACCGAGAAATCCCCAAGGCCAGTGGTAAAAGGTTTGAACTCAATGAATAATGGGCCGGCCTCTACCCTAACtattcattattcttgaaatttattttacatcattttaaatttctttttgttgttgttctttaTTTGAGCTAATTAAAAATATTGACAGTGCTACATTCTATTAAGCTCTTTCTTATATTACactataataattattttaagaaaaaaaatgatacacaaTCAATCTACTACACCTCAATCCAAACTAGTTGGGAGTATATAATATAAATCCTTCATATTATTTCCTCTATTTGGGAAAAAGGTATTACtagaaataaatatttcttttttatcaaAGCACTAGAAATAAATATGTATCTAATTTAATAAATCAGATGCTTAGATTATTACCATTTATCATTTTAATACCATTAACCAAACATCTAACAACACTACAAACAACCAGCACTGGAAACCAATCAGACAAAATTAATATGACAAAACCTTCCAGCTTGTTTTTCTATATCCTTCAACACGAAGACTAAAGACAAAAGCACCAGGCAAAGTTCACAAGAGATAATACTACGGCATTATTTAGTCACCATTACAAAAAGTATGAGAAGAAGCCTGGAGTCGGAGAATTTAAGAGGTTCAAACACTTGTATGAGAAGTAAGAAACCCAAGAAATGTTATTTAACATAAAGAAGGAGAAATGGATGGTTTACCGGCATAGATGGCAGCATTACAGGAGTCCCACCAGGAGCATTTACATCACTGAGATCATTTAAAGCCGTCAGCCTTTATGCTAAAAGTAAGGAAGGTGGAAAACAAGATGCTATACTGCACTTACTTCATATAGTTCTTGAAGTATAAATCTTCACGCACTTTAGTAGTAAGATCCACCGCCAGATCAGGGTGTTTCAACTTTAAATGTTTATGGACAAATTCAGCAGCATGGAAGAGCTTTGTACAACCCTTGGCTCCACAACCATACTTCCAGCCATACTTCTCATCCCTAATCTTACGGACATAGGGATCTAAGGCTTCGGCAGCTGCAGCATCAATTTTTTCCTTTGCAGCCATTACCTCCAAAGGATCCCGCCCCTTCAGCCTGTCTTGCCAATGCGAGTCTAGTTTTGTTTCCCACTCTTCTCCGTTGCCTGTTGCATCAGAAGCCTTGCCATCTAGTCTCACATGCCGAAGACCCTTAGCTTCATTTGTCTCAATCACGCCATAATAATCCACCCCATGAATGCGCCACAGATAGGTTAGAAGTGTATCAAGTAGCTCAGTTCCCTCAAGACCTTTTACTGAAGTTAAGCCCCTTATGATAATAACTGGGCCAGAGGAACCATGAGACTTGTCTCTGCTTCCCCTATCATTATCAGACCGAGATAATATGTTATCCTCTATTCCCTTCTCAGAGTCAAGCTTCCTCACAAGTGCCTGTGCTTGTTCAACATCAATCTGGATTCTTCTGGGATCAGAACTCACTTGATGAGCCTTTGGAGCAGCTGAAAGTAAGTCAGTTTCTTTAGTGGACCCTCTCCCATGCCGCCTCCTTTTGCCACTTTCATCTGCTTCTTCATCCGAATTTGGCTCACTTGACTGTCCTGATTTATTTGCAGAAGCAGGTGTAACACCAGGACCTCTATTTTATGCAAAGATTTATCACTTCAGCTAGCAGTACATTATTATTTCACCTTGCACATTCTATATATCAAGAACAAACAGATCTTACATGTCTAAAGTTCCACTCTGCAAATCAAGTAAGAAATCCTTTGCCGATTTCCTTGCAAGCTCATCCCTCCTGCAGGACATTAAGACAGAAAGGAAAAGAGTTTAACCAAAATCATACACCTGACTAGAACAACAGGTAAAAGGTATAAAAGCAGTTAGTCCAAGTAACAAACAAGAGCATCTCCAAAGCTCTGCATACAAAAATTCTGTGCAACGGTATCAACGTGTACCTTTCAATAacagaaattaagtttgtcggaTGGTATTTGTCTTTCAACCTGCATATACAAAAAATTTCTATTTCAGAGCTCAAACAAATAGAGATAGCAGGGGATGCTAGGTGATCCGGAAGTGTACCATTCTTCATTTTTATGCGCATTAAAATAAGCTCTTTTTTGTGCTTCTATGTACCCAGCCTTGTATTCTTGGTACCTGCATATAAGAGAATTAGCTCAATTATTTTACAGTGACACATATGAGAGAAATGTAGTCGAAACAAAAAAACTGGTTATACTGAAGCCAACAAATTAAGCTTAAATTGAAACATCTAAAGAACGAGATATCATCTTGTTTCCATTCTCACCTGCGCTCAGCTTCAGCTGGCAAGATATCATCTTCAAGCTCCTGAATGAATTGCTTATAAGACTTCAATCCCTCTCTGCAACATGTTCAAAAGAGTGCATCAATTATTCAAACCAAATATTCAAAGTCCCAAGTAATTTTCATAAAAGAAATGAATCACACAAAATGCCCCATATTCTCAAAGTTTtgaatggaaaggaaaagaaagtgcACGAGAGCTAATCAGCCGCCATTTAATGAGTGAGAGGATCACATTTACGAACTTCGTTTTCTTGGAAAAAAACGACAAGCCTCTGAAAAACGttcttttcctttaaaaaaaaaaaaaagggaggcgggggggggggggggaggagatGTTAAGTAGGCTTTTGTGTAGGTTTTACCACCCACATTCTTgctattttacttttcttttccatCAAAGCAGACCtgcaaaaaaaatcttttcttcacttaactcaagCCACTTTTCTCGAAAAAGTTTTTCTTGTTACAGTCTTGATGCCCAAATAAAAACCAGAGACAAAGAATTCAGTCATCATAATGTTACATGACAAAGATAACATGGGAGCAATCACTTCCACTCAAATAATAGTATTCTCCATGCAGCTGAGCTTGTTACTTGCAAATTAAACACCAACTAAAGGACAGTATAGGACTTAATTAACTAGGTGAGAGTAGGGAAAAAGAGGTAGCTCTTTTACAATCATAGAAGTTGCAAAGAGCTATAAAAGGCATAAACGAGTACCTTTGATTGTTCCCTGCGCCAAAAGTATCAGCAAATCCTCCCCGACCAGGGCCCCAATCTAGCATAAATAAATATAGGTCAAAAGTCCATCCCTAGAAATGCCAAACACCACAAGAAGTTTGGAACAGATAATTTGATCATGAATTGTAGAACTAGTACTAGactaagggctcgtttggtatgatggataagcaaaaatagtcctgggataaaaatttagtgcCGCCGtatcccacgtttggttggaaTAGAAACTCAGGATAACTAATCCCCGGGATTATAGTGTTTTTCTATCCCACattgagggtggaataacaatcccgggataacttgttttcaaaccaaacgagccctaaaaGCTAAGAATGGAAACTGAAGTTGAATCAACCAGACTGCACCTAAAAGAGTATCAAAAAGGTTCAATATAAAGTAGAAGGCAAGacgtaactttttttttttttgaggtaaaGGTAACTTAGAAGGCAAGACGTAACTTATTGGAGAAATAAGTGGATTATAAGGGAACCCTCTAAGGCAACAAATAAAGGGTAAGACGTAACTTGTCTGACTTACCAAAATTTGCTAATTAACTATCCTATATAGCAATGAATACATATACGATGCTCTAAAAACATATATTACTCAAAATAGTAGTTAAACATTAACTAGCAGAAATACTACATGTTCAACATGCCCATTGAAAGCCAATACTCCAAGAGAGTAAAATATTAATGAAACTGACCACCTCGATAGCCACCTGAGCGGCCTGCAAATCGTCCATGATGCCTCTCATCAGGATAACCAGGTCTACCCCCCATATCACGCTCATAACCGACTTGACGATCATAACCATATCTGCAAAATCAAAAGGTTTTCGAAAGCACCACCATAAGAACACTTGAAAGATAACTTGACAACAGAAAAGATCAAATatctaataaaagaaaaatcataagtTCCTCGGGTATAAAGGACAAGAATTATGCTAAAGGACAAAAACTGTGAATAAGAAAGAGCGTGAACAATAACGAAAGCACTACAAATGATGCTACTTCGGAAAACTAGAAAAGTGTCGAAATAAAGACGAGACAAGCACAGGCAGAAATTCAGTAGCTTCctcttatattttttcttactttaaCAAATAAACGGTTGATCATGCTTTTGACAAATAAACAGCCGATCATGCTTTTATTTATTCCTGATCTCTGTGTGTCATTCTTTATTAAGGACTCTGCCATCGCACAAAATAGAATTGGCAGATTAGGAACGTGCAACTCAAAAGGTCAATACAAGATTGAGAAATGGAAAGGTCGATGGATATTTTAGCCAGAATAGAGAGGTTAACCATGGATGATAAGCTACCTGACACTTGAATTGGGGAAGCAAGAACATTTTCACACTGAAAGAATGCTACAAGCAGATGTGTACTCTGAATCAGGATAATCACCTCTGGCCATGGAAGCTGATATGGAAAACTAAATTGTCATCCAGGGTTATATGCTTCAACTGGATTGCTCTAAATGGAGCATGTTTAATACAAGACAACCTTACATAAGAGGCATCCAGCTGCTCAACGGCCTGGAGCATGTCAGTCACTTATTCCTACATTGTCCAGTGGCCATTGACCTGTGGAATATGTATTACTGTATTTTTTGGTTTAAATTGGGTCATGCCACATCATATGAGAGAGACACGTACAAGTTGGAGTTTATGGAGAGTTGATAAGGTCATCAGGAAAATCTAGTTAATAACTCCTGCAATTATTATTTGGTCTATGTGGAATGAAAGGAGCCGAAGATGTCTTTATAGAATCTCAACTCCGAATCAGTCTCTCAAGGCTAAATGTTGCTTAACCTTTATGCTGGATTAAGTTAACACCCGTAATTAGTACTTACCCATTTTTGGGCTTTGTAAGCACCCAAGTTACAGATTGACACATGGTACCAAACTCTTTTTAGGTACTTTCTGTATTTCTGTTTCTGTAATTATTTTGATAAAGATCTCGGTTTCTGTAACCCTACTTTGtggttgtgggatttcactgggtatgttgttgttgttatctcTGTTTCTGTAATTATGCATCTTCTTGATGGCTTGTTTAACGAAATACCATTacttcatccaaaaaaaaaaaatcatttgtcaCCAAATGCAAGAACTCAAGTCAAAGAGTAAGCTAAAGAAAAAATAACAGAAGATTGTTaccaagtcaaaaaaaaaaaaaaaactacagaCAGATGACAGATGACAGTTTTTTGTTATCATATTTGTTTTCCTTGACATCAGGAAATTTGCACCAACATATCAAAGGCTGCTGATAGATCAGATCCGACATACTCCCTAATCTCTAATATAATGTCGAGAAGCCCAAGAAAGTGAATGGTTTTAGCTTTGGAACAAAAGCTGGTCAACATCAGAATAGGTTAGAATGCTGTAGACCAATTCACCTACGGAAAGGTTATAAAGTGATTCCAAGATTGTTCTGCCACTCTTTGGGCATTCAGCAAACAATATGCATAGTTCACAGATTCTACAAAGGTGAAATAACCTGAATTGCGGGACTCTTGACTTTCGTTGCCGCACAcgtgtcggattctccaaaaatgcactacttttggagtgTAAGACACGCACCCATcaatatttttggagagtccgagcagcATAGAAAATAACAGATTGGTAGGTTTCCATTTTCCTTATCAGGTGGTCTGAGTGAGGATTCCTACAATGTAAGATCAAGCCATATTCCTGAAAGGTGCAGAGGGcctaacattttttaaaataaattggaGGATTTGCCACTTAAATACCATCCATAAAACCCTTTATTTCGGACAGTTCATCTGTCATAGCTGATCTTGGGCTCATAGGGTTTCCCAAGCAATGTTGAGTATTGTCTATGTTTCTAAAGCTTAGAGTCGACCAAATAACACTTAGCACTAGAAATTACTTAACCCATGTGCTTTTATTGGTCACCAGAGAAAGCAGCAGCATTTTTTCTCCTGACACAACTCTTGTTAGATGATGTGTTA
Coding sequences within it:
- the LOC132032500 gene encoding serrate RNA effector molecule-like isoform X4, which translates into the protein MAEVMEDIPADDNTLDRRRDRSRSKSKSKSSSPPLDRDLDRDRDRDREPITATSSPPPPQPPPPPPPPRRSLERRRDRDSRDRDSRDRDFDRNPRGGGGGGGGRNDYYDRSNFRERDYKRGRASHSPPPHPHPPHHHHHPFPPYRDRRGGGGGGGGGYSPPPHRNRSPPFHQPYKRSRRDDYDGGRRGGSPRGGFGHGNRRYGYDRQVGYERDMGGRPGYPDERHHGRFAGRSGGYRDWGPGRGGFADTFGAGNNQREGLKSYKQFIQELEDDILPAEAERRYQEYKAGYIEAQKRAYFNAHKNEEWLKDKYHPTNLISVIERRDELARKSAKDFLLDLQSGTLDIGPGVTPASANKSGQSSEPNSDEEADESGKRRRHGRGSTKETDLLSAAPKAHQVSSDPRRIQIDVEQAQALVRKLDSEKGIEDNILSRSDNDRGSRDKSHGSSGPVIIIRGLTSVKGLEGTELLDTLLTYLWRIHGVDYYGVIETNEAKGLRHVRLDGKASDATGNGEEWETKLDSHWQDRLKGRDPLEVMAAKEKIDAAAAEALDPYVRKIRDEKYGWKYGCGAKGCTKLFHAAEFVHKHLKLKHPDLAVDLTTKVREDLYFKNYMNDVNAPGGTPVMLPSMPKEKPLRRGPGLDGRLKDDRGNRRDRDGRANGGERFDMSDNPQSGDFQSNNDGAGGGNPDEEMFDTFGGQGIPVASFPSDMAPPPVLMPVPGAGPLGPFVPAPPEVAMRMMREQGGPTPFEGGRNGRSGPAISGASPIIALPPGFRQDPRRLRSYNDLDAPEDEVTVIDYRSL
- the LOC132032500 gene encoding serrate RNA effector molecule-like isoform X3 encodes the protein MAEVMEDIPADDNTLDRRRDRSRSKSKSKSSSPPLDRDLDRDRDRDREPITATSSPPPPQPPPPPPPPRRSLERRRDRDSRDRDSRDRDFDRNPRGGGGGGGGRNDYYDRSNFRERDYKRGRASHSPPPHPHPPHHHHHPFPPYRDRRGGGGGGGGGYSPPPHRNRSPPFHQPYKRSRRDDYDGGRRGGSPRGGFGHGNRRYGYDRQVGYERDMGGRPGYPDERHHGRFAGRSGGYRGDWGPGRGGFADTFGAGNNQREGLKSYKQFIQELEDDILPAEAERRYQEYKAGYIEAQKRAYFNAHKNEEWLKDKYHPTNLISVIERRDELARKSAKDFLLDLQSGTLDIGPGVTPASANKSGQSSEPNSDEEADESGKRRRHGRGSTKETDLLSAAPKAHQVSSDPRRIQIDVEQAQALVRKLDSEKGIEDNILSRSDNDRGSRDKSHGSSGPVIIIRGLTSVKGLEGTELLDTLLTYLWRIHGVDYYGVIETNEAKGLRHVRLDGKASDATGNGEEWETKLDSHWQDRLKGRDPLEVMAAKEKIDAAAAEALDPYVRKIRDEKYGWKYGCGAKGCTKLFHAAEFVHKHLKLKHPDLAVDLTTKVREDLYFKNYMNDVNAPGGTPVMLPSMPKEKPLRRGPGLDGRLKDDRGNRRDRDGRANGGERFDMSDNPQSGDFQSNNDGAGGGNPDEEMFDTFGGQGIPVASFPSDMAPPPVLMPVPGAGPLGPFVPAPPEVAMRMMREQGGPTPFEGGRNGRSGPAISGASPIIALPPGFRQDPRRLRSYNDLDAPEDEVTVIDYRSL
- the LOC132032500 gene encoding serrate RNA effector molecule-like isoform X5, which gives rise to MAEVMEDIPADDNTLDRRRDRSRSKSKSKSSSPPLDRDLDRDRDRDREPITATSSPPPPQPPPPPPPPRRSLERRRDRDSRDRDSRDRDFDRNPRGGGGGGGGRNDYYDRSNFRERDYKRGRASHSPPPHPHPPHHHHHPFPPYRDRRGGGGGGGGGYSPPPHRNRSPPFHQPYKRSRRDDYDGGRRGGSPRGGFNGHADRRYGYDRQVGYERDMGGRPGYPDERHHGRFAGRSDWGPGRGGFADTFGAGNNQREGLKSYKQFIQELEDDILPAEAERRYQEYKAGYIEAQKRAYFNAHKNEEWLKDKYHPTNLISVIERRDELARKSAKDFLLDLQSGTLDIGPGVTPASANKSGQSSEPNSDEEADESGKRRRHGRGSTKETDLLSAAPKAHQVSSDPRRIQIDVEQAQALVRKLDSEKGIEDNILSRSDNDRGSRDKSHGSSGPVIIIRGLTSVKGLEGTELLDTLLTYLWRIHGVDYYGVIETNEAKGLRHVRLDGKASDATGNGEEWETKLDSHWQDRLKGRDPLEVMAAKEKIDAAAAEALDPYVRKIRDEKYGWKYGCGAKGCTKLFHAAEFVHKHLKLKHPDLAVDLTTKVREDLYFKNYMNDVNAPGGTPVMLPSMPKEKPLRRGPGLDGRLKDDRGNRRDRDGRANGGERFDMSDNPQSGDFQSNNDGAGGGNPDEEMFDTFGGQGIPVASFPSDMAPPPVLMPVPGAGPLGPFVPAPPEVAMRMMREQGGPTPFEGGRNGRSGPAISGASPIIALPPGFRQDPRRLRSYNDLDAPEDEVTVIDYRSL
- the LOC132032500 gene encoding serrate RNA effector molecule-like isoform X2, coding for MAEVMEDIPADDNTLDRRRDRSRSKSKSKSSSPPLDRDLDRDRDRDREPITATSSPPPPQPPPPPPPPRRSLERRRDRDSRDRDSRDRDFDRNPRGGGGGGGGRNDYYDRSNFRERDYKRGRASHSPPPHPHPPHHHHHPFPPYRDRRGGGGGGGGGYSPPPHRNRSPPFHQPYKRSRRDDYDGGRRGGSPRGGFNGHADRRYGYDRQVGYERDMGGRPGYPDERHHGRFAGRSGGYRDWGPGRGGFADTFGAGNNQREGLKSYKQFIQELEDDILPAEAERRYQEYKAGYIEAQKRAYFNAHKNEEWLKDKYHPTNLISVIERRDELARKSAKDFLLDLQSGTLDIGPGVTPASANKSGQSSEPNSDEEADESGKRRRHGRGSTKETDLLSAAPKAHQVSSDPRRIQIDVEQAQALVRKLDSEKGIEDNILSRSDNDRGSRDKSHGSSGPVIIIRGLTSVKGLEGTELLDTLLTYLWRIHGVDYYGVIETNEAKGLRHVRLDGKASDATGNGEEWETKLDSHWQDRLKGRDPLEVMAAKEKIDAAAAEALDPYVRKIRDEKYGWKYGCGAKGCTKLFHAAEFVHKHLKLKHPDLAVDLTTKVREDLYFKNYMNDVNAPGGTPVMLPSMPKEKPLRRGPGLDGRLKDDRGNRRDRDGRANGGERFDMSDNPQSGDFQSNNDGAGGGNPDEEMFDTFGGQGIPVASFPSDMAPPPVLMPVPGAGPLGPFVPAPPEVAMRMMREQGGPTPFEGGRNGRSGPAISGASPIIALPPGFRQDPRRLRSYNDLDAPEDEVTVIDYRSL